The Lycium ferocissimum isolate CSIRO_LF1 chromosome 1, AGI_CSIRO_Lferr_CH_V1, whole genome shotgun sequence genome includes a region encoding these proteins:
- the LOC132057384 gene encoding F-box protein At2g26160-like gives MYFLKQSSRLFQLVIGLDVVMANLSSQICCILGLNLLFIYLFQNFKILRAKPCRLFRQFSSIMSTADWSKLPMELVGLIASRLHFAEDCLRFGVVCKSWRIGILQNGNSSCSFLPWLMLPQRKNESLRTCYSPFNCKSYDICLPDVLDKRCWGSSHGWLVTLGANFEMHLLNPLSRGQISLPPLHKCPNLNLVCTGKSFRDSFVYKVILSASPCSADCVIFAIYSDNWKMAFAKPGDVSWTPLSCIHGHVDDAICHDGKFYAIDTFGEVLIWDFSGSFLKKIAFTPSRDMDNLAYVTTYLAEIEGQIHAIMRLLFDTRITDAPCLSTWCFKIYKLDVCNEKWEEVKSLGDWSIFVGSNHSFSFSCSAYPECESNCIYFTDDFSGAYYDAIHGYDMGIYNVQNGRVKPLLQENKSDFAFSLPLWIIPSLS, from the exons ATGTATTTTTTGAAGCAAAGTTCGAGGTTGTTCCAACTTGTGATAGGATTAGATGTTGTAATGGCCAATTTGTCTTCCCAAATATGTTGTATCTTGGGTCTAAAtcttttattcatttatttatttcagaatTTCAAGATTCTCAGAGCAAAACCTTGCAGACTCTTTCGGCAGTTCAGTAGTATAATG tcaACTGCGGATTGGTCAAAGTTGCCGATGGAACTTGTGGGGTTAATTGCTAGTCGGCTGCATTTTGCTGAAGACTGCTTGCGATTTGGTGTAGTTTGTAAGTCATGGAGAATTGGTATACTACAAAATGGCAATTCTTCATGCTCATTCCTTCCTTGGCTGATGCTTCCTCAGAGGAAAAATGAAAGCTTGCGCACATGTTATAGTCCTTTCAACTGTAAGAGTTATGATATATGTTTACCGGATGTTCTAGATAAGCGTTGTTGGGGTTCTTCTCATGGTTGGTTAGTCACTTTAGGTGCTAATTTTGAGATGCACTTGCTGAATCCATTATCAAGGGGCCAAATTTCACTCCCGCCACTGCATAAATGCCCTAATTTGAATCTAGTTTGTACAGGAAAGAGCTTTCGCGACTCGTTCGTGTACAAAGTTATCTTGTCTGCTAGTCCGTGCTCAGCGGATTGTGTAATTTTTGCTATTTATTCTGATAATTGGAAAATGGCATTTGCAAAGCCAGGTGATGTTTCTTGGACTCCCTTGAGTTGCATCCATGGCCATGTTGATGATGCCATCTGTCATGACGGAAAGTTTTATGCTATCGACACTTTTGGCGAAGTTCTAATTTGGGACTTTTCGGGCTCTTTCTTGAAGAAAATAGCTTTCACGCCATCTCGCGATATGGATAATTTGGCGTATGTTACTACATATCTTGCCGAGATAGAGGGCCAAATACATGCAATAATGAGGCTTTTGTTTGATACAAGAATTACAGATGCCCCTTGCCTAAGCACTTGGTGTTTCAAAATTTACAAGTTGGACGTCTGCAACGAGAAGTGGGAAGAAGTGAAATCTTTGGGTGATTGGTCTATTTTTGTAGGAAGCAATCATTCCTTCTCATTTTCGTGCTCAGCTTACCCAGAATGTGAGAGTAATTGTATATACTTCACAGATGACTTCTCTGGAGCTTATTACGATGCAATACATGGCTATGATATGGGTATTTACAACGTTCAGAATGGCAGGGTGAAACCTCTTCTTCAGGAAAATAAATCTGACTTTGCATTCTCACTGCCACTTTGGATAATACCAAGTTTATCTTAA